A single Atopobiaceae bacterium DNA region contains:
- the fumC gene encoding class II fumarate hydratase, producing MDYRVEHDSMGEVRVPADRLWGAQTERSHENFPIGVGLETMPAEVIHAFGVLKQAAAEANRELVPDRMTAQKLEAISTAASEVAAGALDAEFPLVVWQTGSGTQSNMNANEVIANRGNQVAGTRLLHPNDDVNMSQSSNDTFPTAMHIAAARALEGDVLPSVRRLAQTFAELEARYADVVKCGRTHLQDATPITFGQEVSGWRASLERDAGLIEAAAKPLHELALGGTAVGTGLNAPDGFDTLVAEKVSGLTGVCFSTAPNKFHALTSKDELVVAHGALKALAADMMKIANDVRWLASGPRDGLGEIRIPANEPGSSIMPGKVNPTQCEQVTMVAVQVMGNDCAVGMAASQGNFELNVFMPVLIYNFLQSARLLSQSMDSFRERCAVGIEPIREKMDANLHDSLMLVTALSPTIGYEHAAEVAHKAYEDGTSLRQACVDLGYLSAQGFDDVFHPERMV from the coding sequence ATGGACTATCGCGTCGAGCACGACTCCATGGGAGAGGTGCGGGTCCCCGCTGACCGCCTCTGGGGTGCCCAGACCGAGCGCAGCCATGAGAACTTCCCCATAGGCGTCGGCCTCGAGACCATGCCCGCCGAGGTCATCCATGCCTTCGGCGTCCTGAAGCAGGCTGCGGCCGAGGCCAACCGGGAGCTCGTGCCCGACCGCATGACGGCGCAGAAGCTCGAGGCCATCAGCACGGCTGCCTCCGAGGTCGCGGCCGGTGCCCTTGATGCGGAGTTCCCCCTGGTGGTGTGGCAGACGGGCTCGGGCACGCAGTCCAACATGAATGCCAACGAGGTCATCGCCAACCGTGGCAACCAGGTTGCGGGCACCCGCCTGCTCCATCCCAACGACGACGTCAATATGAGCCAGTCGTCAAACGACACCTTCCCCACGGCCATGCACATCGCCGCAGCTCGCGCGCTCGAGGGTGACGTCCTGCCCTCCGTGCGCCGTCTCGCCCAGACGTTCGCCGAGCTCGAGGCCCGCTATGCCGATGTGGTCAAGTGCGGTCGCACCCACCTGCAGGACGCCACGCCCATCACCTTCGGCCAGGAGGTCTCGGGGTGGCGCGCGAGCCTCGAGCGCGACGCGGGACTCATCGAGGCGGCGGCCAAGCCCCTCCACGAGCTGGCGTTGGGTGGCACCGCGGTCGGTACGGGCCTCAACGCCCCCGACGGCTTCGACACCCTGGTGGCCGAGAAGGTCTCCGGGCTCACGGGCGTGTGCTTCTCGACGGCCCCGAACAAGTTCCATGCGCTCACCTCGAAGGACGAGCTCGTGGTGGCCCACGGTGCCTTGAAGGCGCTCGCGGCCGACATGATGAAGATAGCCAACGATGTGCGCTGGCTCGCGTCGGGCCCGCGCGACGGCCTGGGCGAGATCCGCATCCCGGCCAACGAACCTGGCTCGTCGATCATGCCTGGGAAGGTCAATCCCACCCAGTGCGAGCAGGTCACGATGGTGGCCGTGCAGGTCATGGGCAACGACTGCGCGGTCGGCATGGCGGCCTCGCAGGGCAACTTCGAGCTCAACGTCTTCATGCCGGTGCTCATCTATAACTTCTTGCAGTCGGCGCGGCTCCTCTCGCAGTCCATGGACTCGTTCCGCGAGAGGTGCGCCGTGGGCATCGAGCCCATCCGGGAGAAGATGGACGCCAACCTGCACGACTCGCTCATGCTGGTCACGGCCCTCTCGCCGACCATCGGCTACGAGCATGCCGCCGAGGTGGCGCACAAGGCCTACGAGGATGGCACGTCGCTCAGACAGGCGTGCGTCGATTTGGGGTATCTCTCCGCACAAGGGTTCGATGATGTGTTCCACCCCGAGAGGATGGTCTGA
- a CDS encoding NAD-dependent malic enzyme: MDYAAESLRLHEQWKGKIEVEATVPVKTKDDLSLAYTPGVAAPCLAIQADPQRSYDLTRRWNLCAVITDGSAVLGLGDIGPVAGMPVMEGKCVLFKSFAGVDAFPLCVNTHDVDEFVNAVALISGSFGGINLEDIAAPRCFEIERKLKERCDIPIFHDDQHGTAVITLAGLTNALKVVGKQVEQVHIVVSGAGAAATAITKLLLKAGVSDIIMCDRHGAIYEGRTEGMNWSKDEMSKVTNPRHLSGSLADVLPGADVLIGVSAPGLVTTEMVRTMARDSIIFACANPTPEIFPDDAKAGGAAVVSTGRSDYPNQINNVLAFPGIFRGAFDVRASDINEDMKIAAAHALADLVTPDELSADYIIPKAFDPHVGPAVASAVADAARRSGLARI, translated from the coding sequence ATGGATTACGCAGCCGAGTCGCTTCGCCTTCATGAGCAGTGGAAGGGCAAGATCGAGGTCGAGGCGACGGTTCCCGTGAAGACCAAGGACGACCTGTCCCTGGCCTACACGCCTGGCGTGGCTGCGCCCTGCCTTGCGATCCAGGCCGACCCCCAGAGGAGCTATGACCTCACGCGGCGCTGGAACCTCTGTGCCGTCATCACCGACGGCAGCGCCGTGCTGGGACTGGGCGACATCGGCCCGGTCGCCGGCATGCCCGTCATGGAGGGCAAGTGCGTGCTGTTCAAGTCGTTCGCGGGGGTGGATGCGTTCCCTCTGTGCGTGAACACCCATGACGTCGACGAGTTCGTGAACGCCGTGGCGCTCATCTCGGGCTCGTTCGGCGGCATCAACCTCGAGGACATCGCGGCGCCGCGCTGCTTCGAGATCGAGCGCAAGCTCAAGGAGCGCTGTGACATCCCCATCTTTCACGATGACCAGCATGGCACCGCCGTCATCACGCTCGCCGGCCTCACCAATGCGCTCAAGGTCGTGGGCAAGCAGGTCGAGCAGGTCCACATCGTCGTGTCCGGTGCGGGTGCGGCTGCCACAGCAATCACGAAGCTGCTGCTCAAGGCTGGTGTGTCAGACATCATCATGTGCGACCGTCATGGTGCCATCTACGAGGGTCGCACGGAGGGCATGAACTGGAGCAAGGACGAGATGAGCAAGGTCACCAACCCGCGGCACCTCTCGGGCTCGCTTGCCGACGTGCTGCCGGGGGCCGACGTGCTCATCGGCGTGTCTGCGCCGGGGCTCGTCACCACCGAGATGGTCAGGACCATGGCGCGCGATTCCATCATCTTCGCCTGCGCCAACCCCACGCCCGAGATCTTCCCTGACGATGCCAAGGCGGGCGGCGCTGCCGTGGTCTCGACCGGCAGGTCCGACTACCCCAACCAGATCAACAACGTGCTGGCCTTCCCAGGCATCTTCCGCGGCGCCTTCGACGTGCGGGCCTCTGACATCAACGAGGACATGAAGATTGCGGCGGCCCACGCCTTGGCCGACCTCGTGACGCCCGACGAGCTCTCGGCCGACTACATCATCCCCAAGGCCTTCGACCCGCATGTGGGGCCGGCCGTGGCCTCGGCTGTCGCCGATGCCGCACGCAGGAGC